One window of the Sebastes umbrosus isolate fSebUmb1 chromosome 1, fSebUmb1.pri, whole genome shotgun sequence genome contains the following:
- the slc2a1b gene encoding solute carrier family 2, facilitated glucose transporter member 1: MDSGKQITFPLMLSVGAAVIGSLQFGYNTGVINAPQKTIEKFINETWSERYSDEITKSQLTAIWSIAVSIFSVGGIFGSFSVGLFVNRLGRRNSMLFVNILAFIAAVLMGFSKMASSWEMLIAGRFVIGLYSGLSTGFVPMYVGEVSPTSLRGALGTFHQLGIVVGILIAQVFGMKAIMGNDDLWPLLLGFTFIPAVVQCIVLPLCPKSPRFLLINKNEENKAKAVLKKLRGTTDVSSDMQEMKDESRQMMREKKVTIPELFRSPLYRQPLLIAVILQLSQQLSGINAVFYYSTRIFEKAGVEQPVYATIGAGVVNTAFTVVSLFIVERAGRRSLHLVGLLGMAGSAVLMTIALALLDQVKWMSYVSIVAIFSFVAFFEIGPGPIPWFIVAELFSQGPRPSAIAVAGFSNWTANFIVGMTFQYIEELCGPYVFIIFTILLLMFFVFTYFKVPETKGRTFDEISAGFRQTAAGGEKHSPEELNSLGADSQL; the protein is encoded by the exons ATGGACTCGGGAAAG CAAATAACGTTCCCGTTGATGCTGAGCGTTGGAGCAGCTGTGATTGGCTCCCTGCAGTTCGGCTACAACACCGGTGTCATCAATGCCCCTCAAAAG ACCATCGAGAAGTTCATCAATGAGACGTGGTCAGAACGCTACTCGGACGAGATCACCAAGAGCCAGCTCACGGCCATCTGGTCCATCGCCGTCTCCATCTTCTCTGTCGGTGGCATTTTCGGCTCCTTCTCAGTCGGACTCTTTGTCAACCGCCTTGGAAg GAGGAACTCTATGCTCTTTGTCAACATCCTGGCCTTCATCGCAGCCGTTCTGATGGGCTTCTCGAAGATGGCGAGCTCCTGGGAAATGCTTATTGCGGGTCGTTTCGTGATCGGCCTCTACTCCGGCCTCTCCACAGGCTTCGTGCCCATGTACGTTGGCGAGGTTTCCCCAACATCCCTACGAGGAGCCCTGGGCACCTTCCACCAGCTGGGCATTGTCGTCGGCATCCTCATTGCACAG GTGTTTGGAATGAAGGCGATCATGGGCAACGACGACTTGTGGCCGCTTCTCTTGGGCTTTACCTTCATCCCCGCTGTGGTGCAGTGCATCGTGCTGCCTCTCTGCCCCAAGAGCCCCCGCTTCCTGCTCATCAACAAGAATGAAGAGAACAAGGCCAAGGCTG TGTTGAAGAAGCTCCGAGGCACCACAGACGTGAGCTCTGACATGCAGGAGATGAAGGATGAGAGCCGGCAGATGATGAGGGAGAAGAAGGTGACCATCCCGGAGCTCTTCCGCTCGCCCCTCTACCGCCAGCCCCTCCTGATTGCTGTCATCCTACAGCTCTCCCAGCAGCTGTCTGGCATCAACGCT GTATTCTACTACTCCACTCGTATCTTTGAGAAAGCCGGAGTCGAGCAGCCTGTCTATGCCACCATTGGAGCCGGTGTGGTTAACACAGCTTTCACTGTTGTGTCG CTGTTTATCGTAGAGCGCGCAGGACGTAGGTCTCTGCACCTGGTGGGGCTGCTGGGAATGGCCGGATCTGCAGTCTTAATGACTATTGCCTTGGCGCTGTTG GACCAGGTCAAATGGATGTCATACGTGAGCATCGTGGCCATTTTCTCCTTCGTGGCGTTCTTCGAGATCGGCCCGGGTCCCATCCCCTGGTTCATCGTGGCAGAGTTGTTCTCGCAGGGACCCAGGCCTTCAGCCATCGCTGTGGCTGGTTTCTCCAACTGGACGGCTAACTTCATAGTGGGAATGACCTTCCAGTATATTGAG GAACTGTGCGGCCCCTACGTGTTTATCATCTTCACCATACTGCTGCTCATGTTCTTCGTCTTCACCTACTTCAAAGTGCCGGAGACAAAGGGCCGGACGTTTGACGAGATCTCCGCCGGCTTCCGCCAGACGGCCGCTGGAGGAGAAAAGCACTCGCCGGAGGAGCTCAACAGCCTGGGAGCAGACTCTCAGCTCTGA